The following proteins come from a genomic window of Maribacter sp. HTCC2170:
- a CDS encoding NAD(P)/FAD-dependent oxidoreductase, with product MSKNVIVIGGGIIGLCSAYYLSKEGHRVTVIDKSDITSGASFVNAGYLTPSHIIPIASPGMIAKGIKWMFNSSSPFYMKPRFDLDFFKWSWYFHRASTNEKVERAIPVIKDINLLSRDLFEDLKSSNDLGDFQLERKGLLMLYKTDAAGEEEMTVAEKAKYLGLEVSLLNKQQLDAIEPNVEIDAKGAIHYKCDRHMTPTEFMPKMLEYLKEKSVSIKTNEEILDITLSGSNISEIKTAKGTYTADEVILAAGSWSGIISKKLNIKLPIQAGKGYRVNVDRPTGINLPAILLEAKVAVTPMKGFTRFAGTMEFSGINSIIKKERVKAIGNAARDFYPEITISQDELEDAKSGMRPVSPDGLPYIGKCDTINNLTFATGHAMMGWSLGPATGKLVSEIVNNKKTSLDISAFAPHRKF from the coding sequence ATGAGTAAGAATGTTATTGTAATAGGAGGGGGGATAATCGGACTTTGCTCTGCTTATTATTTAAGTAAAGAGGGCCACCGGGTCACTGTAATTGATAAGTCGGATATTACTTCCGGAGCATCTTTTGTAAATGCTGGTTACTTAACCCCTAGTCATATCATTCCCATTGCCTCACCCGGTATGATTGCCAAGGGAATAAAATGGATGTTCAATTCTTCGAGTCCATTTTATATGAAACCTCGTTTTGATTTGGATTTTTTCAAGTGGTCCTGGTACTTCCATAGGGCCTCAACCAATGAAAAAGTAGAAAGGGCGATTCCTGTTATAAAGGATATCAACCTCTTAAGTAGGGATTTGTTTGAAGATTTAAAATCATCAAATGATTTGGGTGATTTTCAATTAGAACGTAAAGGGCTATTAATGCTTTATAAGACTGATGCTGCCGGAGAAGAAGAAATGACGGTAGCAGAAAAAGCGAAGTATTTAGGATTGGAAGTTTCATTGTTGAATAAACAACAACTGGATGCTATTGAACCCAATGTTGAGATTGATGCCAAGGGAGCCATTCATTACAAATGTGATAGGCATATGACCCCGACGGAGTTTATGCCTAAAATGCTCGAATATTTAAAGGAAAAAAGTGTTTCCATTAAGACGAATGAGGAAATCTTGGATATCACTTTGAGTGGAAGCAATATTTCTGAAATCAAAACTGCAAAAGGCACCTATACTGCTGATGAGGTTATTTTGGCCGCAGGATCCTGGAGTGGCATTATATCAAAAAAATTGAATATTAAGTTACCCATTCAGGCTGGAAAAGGATATAGGGTTAATGTGGACAGGCCAACTGGAATTAATCTCCCCGCAATATTGCTGGAAGCCAAGGTAGCCGTAACACCTATGAAAGGTTTCACTCGCTTTGCAGGGACGATGGAATTTTCAGGAATAAATTCCATTATTAAGAAAGAGCGTGTCAAAGCCATTGGAAATGCTGCGCGAGATTTTTATCCTGAAATAACAATCAGCCAAGATGAATTGGAAGATGCAAAAAGTGGAATGCGACCGGTCTCCCCAGACGGGTTACCATATATTGGTAAATGCGATACAATCAATAACTTGACTTTTGCCACTGGTCATGCCATGATGGGCTGGAGTTTAGGACCAGCTACTGGTAAATTGGTATCGGAAATCGTTAACAATAAAAAGACTTCTCTAGATATTAGTGCGTTTGCTCCTCATAGAAAATTCTAG
- a CDS encoding efflux RND transporter periplasmic adaptor subunit, with protein sequence MKQILYITFFVFAFQLTSCGENASKTESGSESEVTSDDSVIQITKEQFNDSRMELGTLSEQSFPKIVQTTGMIDVPPSNKAIISSFAGGYVKNSNLLIGDKVKKGQVLATLENPEFVEIQQEYLESAQKLKYLKSEYNRQKTLVEEQISSQKNFLKAESDYKSTLAIYNGLKKKLQMLNINIQNVEAGKMSSIITLYAPIHGSITRLNVSKGTFVSPADEIMEIINTDHVHVELSVFEKDILKVKEGQRIMFKVPEAVEQTYEAEVHLVGTSIDPKNRTVKVHGHLANDENNNFAVGMFVDAQIITESISGTAIPEDAIITIDDKQYVLLKKSDENEQLGFKQQEVETGSTFNGFTMLKNENLFSKNDSFLIKGGFSLLGE encoded by the coding sequence ATGAAACAAATTTTATACATAACCTTTTTTGTTTTTGCATTTCAGCTCACTTCATGCGGAGAAAATGCGAGCAAAACTGAAAGTGGCTCTGAAAGTGAAGTGACTTCCGACGATTCGGTAATTCAAATTACAAAGGAACAGTTTAATGACAGTAGAATGGAGCTTGGCACATTGAGCGAACAATCATTTCCTAAAATCGTACAAACCACAGGTATGATAGATGTACCACCATCGAATAAGGCAATTATAAGTTCATTCGCCGGCGGGTATGTCAAAAACAGTAATTTGCTCATTGGAGATAAAGTGAAAAAGGGTCAGGTCCTGGCAACTTTAGAAAATCCAGAATTTGTCGAGATCCAACAGGAATATCTTGAATCAGCCCAGAAATTGAAATATTTAAAATCTGAATATAATCGTCAAAAAACCCTAGTCGAGGAACAGATAAGCTCACAAAAAAACTTTCTAAAAGCTGAGAGCGATTACAAAAGTACTTTAGCAATTTACAATGGTCTTAAGAAAAAGCTACAGATGCTCAATATCAATATACAAAATGTTGAAGCGGGAAAAATGAGCTCAATCATTACGCTATATGCCCCGATTCATGGCAGCATAACAAGATTGAATGTGAGTAAAGGTACATTTGTATCTCCTGCAGATGAGATTATGGAAATAATCAATACAGATCATGTGCATGTGGAACTTTCTGTATTTGAAAAAGATATTCTTAAAGTAAAAGAGGGACAGAGAATTATGTTCAAGGTTCCCGAAGCAGTTGAGCAAACCTATGAAGCCGAAGTACATTTAGTTGGAACGTCGATTGACCCAAAAAACCGTACCGTTAAAGTTCATGGTCACTTGGCAAATGATGAAAACAACAACTTTGCAGTAGGTATGTTTGTTGATGCCCAGATAATAACAGAATCAATCTCTGGAACAGCCATACCAGAGGACGCTATTATTACAATTGATGATAAACAGTATGTACTTCTAAAAAAATCAGACGAAAACGAACAATTAGGGTTTAAACAACAAGAAGTGGAAACCGGAAGCACTTTCAATGGTTTCACAATGCTTAAAAACGAAAATCTGTTTTCAAAAAATGATAGTTTTCTTATAAAAGGAGGGTTCAGCCTTTTAGGTGAATAA
- a CDS encoding 4-hydroxyproline epimerase, translating into MGRTTFTCIDAHTCGNPVRVVSKGGPELLGDNMSEKRQHFLKEYDWIRKGLMFEPRGHDMMSGSIFYPPSNPENDFGILFIETSGCLPMCGHGTIGSITIGIEEGLLKPKTPGKVRMETPAGLVQVEYQQTKNKVDWVKLTNVKSYLAATDLTIDCSELGELVFDVSYGGNFYAIVDPQKNFPGIQDFTASKLIQYSQEIRDKINKKFPSMFVHPENETINGVSHMLWTGDTISPNATARNAVFYGDKAIDRSPCGTGTSARLAQWHAKGKLKIGEEFIHESYIGSQFIGRVEEEVTLNGIPAIIPSIQGWARIYGHNTISIDDDDPYAHGFQVI; encoded by the coding sequence ATGGGTCGTACTACGTTTACTTGTATTGATGCTCATACCTGTGGGAATCCCGTTAGAGTTGTATCGAAAGGAGGTCCAGAATTGTTGGGTGATAACATGAGTGAAAAACGCCAACACTTTCTAAAGGAGTATGACTGGATACGAAAAGGCTTGATGTTTGAACCGCGAGGTCACGATATGATGAGTGGTAGTATTTTTTATCCCCCTTCAAATCCTGAAAATGATTTTGGTATTCTGTTTATTGAGACTAGTGGCTGTTTGCCCATGTGTGGTCACGGTACCATAGGTTCAATCACTATTGGAATAGAAGAAGGGTTGTTAAAACCTAAAACTCCTGGAAAAGTACGAATGGAGACACCTGCCGGACTGGTTCAGGTAGAATACCAACAAACGAAAAATAAGGTAGATTGGGTGAAACTCACTAATGTGAAATCATATTTGGCGGCCACTGATTTGACAATTGATTGCTCCGAACTTGGCGAATTGGTTTTTGATGTTTCGTACGGTGGCAATTTTTACGCTATCGTTGATCCCCAAAAGAATTTTCCAGGAATTCAGGATTTTACAGCGAGTAAGTTGATCCAGTATAGTCAGGAAATTCGCGATAAGATCAATAAAAAGTTTCCTAGCATGTTTGTTCATCCCGAGAATGAAACCATCAATGGTGTAAGTCACATGTTGTGGACGGGAGATACAATTTCTCCGAACGCAACTGCCAGAAACGCCGTTTTCTATGGTGATAAGGCAATCGACCGTTCTCCATGTGGTACAGGCACATCGGCAAGATTGGCCCAGTGGCATGCAAAAGGGAAACTAAAGATAGGCGAAGAGTTTATTCATGAGAGTTATATCGGGTCCCAATTTATTGGTAGGGTAGAAGAAGAAGTTACTCTAAATGGTATACCAGCCATTATTCCAAGTATTCAAGGATGGGCGAGAATTTATGGTCATAACACCATCAGTATTGATGATGATGACCCATATGCACATGGTTTTCAGGTAATTTAG